The window TCGACCAGGTACGTCGGGCGCGAGTGCTCCGTGTCCTCGTCGCCTTCGCCCTTCTGGCCGCGGCCCATGCCGCCGCCGCCCATGCCGCCGCGGCCGGACGCGCTGCCCGAGCCGAGCCCGCCCATGCCGCGTCCCGCGGCGGCTTCGGCCGCGCCGATGCCGCCTGGCCGGGCCGCGCCCGATGCGGCGCCCGCGCCCGTCGCGTTGCCGGCGCCGCCCGAGCCGCCGGGGCCGAAGCCGCCGCGGCCCGCGCCGCCGCCGACCTTGGAGTTGTAGGCCTCGTCGCCGCCGAAGTTCGCGCCGCCCATCGGCATCGGGCTCATCGGCGGCATGCCACCGAACGACTGGTTGGGGTTCGACGTCGACCCGCCGGGGACCGACCCCGTCGTGAAGCTGGACGGCGCGGTCGTGCCGGCCGGGAGCAGGCCCGCGCCGGTCGTCGAGCCGGGTCCGGAGAAGTGCGGCGTGATGTTGGCGCCGGTGACGTTGCCGCCCGGGACGTTGCCCGTCGCGAAGTTGTGGCTCCCGCCCGGAGTGTTCACCGAGCCGGCGCCCGGCATGTTCACGCCGGAGGGGTTGCTGCTGCCGTTCTTGTCGCCGCCGCCGGTGGGGTCCCCGGTGCCGCCGGGGTTGGTGAAGCTCGGCGGCGGCGCGAACTCCGGCTGCTTCGACGCGGCCTCGTACAGGCTCTTGTCGTACGTCGACATCACACCGGCGGCCTGGGTGTGCGCTTCCTGGCTGTCTTTCTGCTTCTGCAGCGACTTGTCGACGTTGTCGGCCAGGTTGAACGGGTTCGACGTCGCCCAGGACTTGAACTCGTCACCCCAGCTGAACGGGATCGGCTCCGGCATCGCGTTCTTCGCGTTCTGCGCGGCGGTGCCCTGGTCGTACACCGTCTCCGATGCCAGCCGCGCGTTCTGCGAGTTCGCGTCCGACCACTTGCCGAGACTGGTGAAGTACGACTGGGCGCCCTCCGCCGCGGAGCCTTCCCACGTGCCCTTGGACTTGTTGACCGCCTCGCTCATCGCCGTGCCGAAGCCCTCGAAGGCCTTGTGCACGTTGAAGTAGGCGGTGGAGACGTCGGAGACCTGCTGGACGTTGAGGTTGTTGTCCAGGAACTCCTTGAGCTGCGCGTGCTGGTTGCCCATGTAGTCCGCGTTGGAGGGTGTCAACCCCGAGACGTACTGGACGTCACGCCCCTGCGTGCTCGCCTTCTCGTTCTGGTCGCCGATCTGGTTGGACTGCTGGCGGCCCTTCGCCTGCTCGAACCACTGCTTGAACATCCCGAACCACGGCGCGTTCGGATCGACGCCTTCCCGCGCCTTCTGGTCGAAGTAGGCGTCACGAGCGGCCGGCGCCAGGTTCTGGATCTGCTCGTTCGTGAGATCCGGGGTCTTCTGTCCTGGCGGTGTCTGTCGCGTGGTCATCAGGATTCCCCTTATCCCTTCGGCAGCTTCGGCTCGACCTTGTCGGCCACCTGGGTAGCGATGTCACAGGCTTTCGTCGCGTCGGTGGAGGTGACGACGACGTCGACACGTGCCGCAGAGCCCACCGCGAGGGCCAGCGTGCACCCGGCGGGCGGTGACGGCGCCTCGACGGCCTTGCGGCCGTTCACGTTGCCGGCGGTCGTGCCGCCTCCGGCGTCGTTCACGGTGTCGATGCTCTGACTGTCGCGGATGCCGACGCCGAGAGAAAGACTCTCATCGCTGGCACTCTGGAGGTTCTTCAAATAGCGGCAGCTTCGCGCACCGGCCAGCTCGGTCTTTTCCGCAGGCTTGAACTGGCCGAAACTCGTCACGTCCGCGGAGGTCAGCAGTTCACAAGGATCCATCGACGCGGTGGACGCGGTACCAGCAGACGTGCTCGGCGCTTCCGAAGAGCCTGACGAGGGCGACGAGCTGCTGGCCGGCGACGCGGTACCCGCTTGAGTGCCGGTGCAGCCCGCGAGCAGCAGACTGCCGGCGACAAGCGGGAGAACAGCACGTGCGAAGAGTTTTGTCATTCCTCACACCTGGATCGTGGACGTCGCGGAAATCGCCTGGTTTTCGGCTTCCTTGTACAGGCCGGCCGCGCGAGCCAAGGCCTCGTCAGCCGACTTCAGCACCTGCTTGAACTGCTCGAGCACGACTTTGGCCGACCCGGTCCCGGTGGCGGCGCTCTTCTGGTCGTGCTGGGAAACCGTGTGGCCGTAGGGGTGGCTGCCGAGCTGAGGAGCCTGGTCGAGCTGGGTGGTTTCGAAAGTCAGGCCTTCGAGCTTTTCCGCCATGTCGGCGAGCGCCTTGCGCAGCGGAGCAACACCCTCGGGGCTGATCTTGAAGCCGCCGCTCTTGGCGGCGTCCACCAGCTTCGCCGTCTCGGCGCTGGCCTGCGCCAATGCCGCGGCGTTGATCCCGGCGGTGCCGATGATGCTGCCGACGTTCTTGAAGGCCCCCGTAGTGACCTGCCCCGGATCAGCCTGGAAACTCATCGCCGCCCCACCTGACTAGCCTCGCCCGTGCGTGTGCACCCGGAAGTCTACTAGCCGGGCACCCTGCGCAACCGCCGTTCATCGATCTTCACCTCGGACGCAGCGTCGGCGCGCGTGGTTCCCGGTGCTCAGAACTGGCCTTCGAGCTGGGCGTACAGCTGCTGGGCCAGCCGCGCGTTGTCGGCCGGGGCGTAGGTGATCCAGCGCTGGCCGTCCGCGGCCGCGCGGGAGGACATCAGCCAGCGGCCCGACTCCGTGTCGAACCAGGCCAGGGGCGGGAACGTGCCGCCGCGGGTCTGGGCCGTGAACTGGCCCACGCGCTTCTTCGGCTCCTGGAACACCCGCTCGATCATGCGGACCTGGGGACCGCTGCCGCCGGCGGCCGAGCGCGGGCCGCTCACGCCCGCGAAGGGGTCGTACGCGTCGTCGCGGCGTTGGTGGCGGGGCTGCTCCACCGGGCGGGCGATGGTGACCGACTGGCCGGGCGCCGCCGGGGTCAGGGGGAGGAGGTCGACGATCGCCGGGACGATGCCCGTCGGGCGGACCTCCTCGAAGACGATCAGGTTCTCGTCCTGGCGGGCGAGGACCGCGAACTGGCCGTCGGACGCGACGCGGGCGAAGAGGTGGCGATCGCCCAGCTCGGCGGCCGCGCTGATCACCACGCTGCCGCGGACGAAGGTGGCCAGCGCCAGCTCGGCGTCCGCGTCGAGGCGGCCGCGGCTCCACAGGTTGCGGCCGGTCAGGTCGCGGACGACGGCGTCGCGGATCATCGCGCGCTGCTCGACGGTCGTGCCGACGTGCGGGACCTCGAACGGCGTCGGCGCGCGGCCGAGCCCCAGCTGCTCCAGCAGGATGTCCACCGCTGCCAGCGACAGCGAGAACGAGTGCGGCATCGCTTCCATCCCCCCGCGGGTTTCTTCCGGACTGGGGAAACGGTAGTCCATCCGCCCTCAGCGAACCCACTTGCCGCGGCAAGATCGCCGCTGGTCCGATGGACGCATGGCCGACCCGAAACCCGCACTCGTGCTGCACCTCGCCACCGGCGGGGAGCCGCTGCTGTTCGCACTGACGACCGACGAATCCGCCAAGCTGACGGGCAGGCTCGCCCAGCTCGTGAAGGCCGGCGCGGTCGAGACGGTGACCACCAAGGACCACTCGGAGGTCGCGATCAACTTCGCCCACGTGGCAGCCGCGTACGTCGACGACCTCACCCGGAAGAGCACGGTGTTCGGCATGCACGGCTGACACGGTGAAGGCCGCCTCACGACGTGCGTGAGACGGCCTCCGGCGGACACGATCAGAGCTTGTACAGGCGCTTCCAGTTCTCGCGCGAGGTCAGCTCCGGCATGGCGCGCTTGTACTGCTCCTGCACCGCCGCGCCTTCCTTGCGCAGGCGCTGGACCACCTTCGCGCCGCGCTTGGCCAGGTCGAACATCTTGACCTTGTCGTACGAGCGGACGCGGACGCCTTCCTGGTTCGCGTCCGTCACGACCGCCGTGTCGAACAGGGCGATGTGCCACCAGTTCGCCTCGTCGATCGGGACCGCGCCGAGGCCGAAGCGGCTGCGGCCGAGGACCCGGTCGAGCACGCGCTTGATCAGCACCAGGCGCTGCATGCTGGGCCGCGGCGCGCTGTTGATGATGCCGATGTCGTTGGACGCGATGCCGGGGACGTCGGTGGCCTTGTGGCGCTTGGTCTCGGGGTACTGGTCGCGGATGCGGCGGATTTCCTGCATCGCCTCGACACCGCCGTCACGCAGGATCTGCGGGCCCTGCAGGAAGTCCTCGACGGCCTTGATCAGCGTCGCCGACAGCCCGTACTGCATACCGAGCAGGTAGCGCACCAGCTGGGCGAGCAGGACCCGGGAGAGCAGGTTGAGGTTGAACGGCGAGTGCAGCGCGGCGGTGATGATCGAGTTGCGCAGGTTGAAGTAGCGGTGCCACTCGTCCCAGTCCTTCATGTGGAAGTCCGCGTGCCACACCCCCGCCCCCGGCAGCGTCACGGTCGGGAAGCCGTGCGCGCGGGCCCGGTAGGAGTACTCCGCGTCGTCCCACTGGAAGAAGAACGGCATCGGGTAGCCGGTGGCCTGCACCACCTCATACGGGATCAGGCAGGACCACCAGC of the Amycolatopsis sp. NBC_01488 genome contains:
- a CDS encoding DUF3558 domain-containing protein, with protein sequence MTKLFARAVLPLVAGSLLLAGCTGTQAGTASPASSSSPSSGSSEAPSTSAGTASTASMDPCELLTSADVTSFGQFKPAEKTELAGARSCRYLKNLQSASDESLSLGVGIRDSQSIDTVNDAGGGTTAGNVNGRKAVEAPSPPAGCTLALAVGSAARVDVVVTSTDATKACDIATQVADKVEPKLPKG
- a CDS encoding ESX secretion-associated protein EspG, whose protein sequence is MPHSFSLSLAAVDILLEQLGLGRAPTPFEVPHVGTTVEQRAMIRDAVVRDLTGRNLWSRGRLDADAELALATFVRGSVVISAAAELGDRHLFARVASDGQFAVLARQDENLIVFEEVRPTGIVPAIVDLLPLTPAAPGQSVTIARPVEQPRHQRRDDAYDPFAGVSGPRSAAGGSGPQVRMIERVFQEPKKRVGQFTAQTRGGTFPPLAWFDTESGRWLMSSRAAADGQRWITYAPADNARLAQQLYAQLEGQF